Sequence from the Thermocoleostomius sinensis A174 genome:
CGCTTGACACCGCTTAAACTTTGATCGAGTTGTTGCACAATTCGTCCAGCGCTTTGCACCCCTTCACTCACATCGTCCGTTAGGTTATTAATTTCCATACCTGTTAGCCGGATGGACTCTAAAGTAGGAGGTAACTCTCGACTGAGGGTATCAAATAGCTTTTCAGCACTCCGAGCTGCCCGCGACAGTTCTTGCAATGCCGGAAGCGCCGCTACCAGAACGGCCGTTAAGCTCACTGCCACTAACAGAAGAGATAGCCCTAGCCAAAAAAGAGGATCAACCACAGAATTTGCCTATTTCGTACCGGAATCGTGGACAGAAGGGTGGGGTTCTGCGGCAAGGGGCGATTCTACCTGTTCAAGTTCTTGTCGCCGGCGTTGAGACGCTTCTAGCCCAACCGCGATCGCCTCCCGCAAGCGGGAGAGGGTTTCATCCCAGTTACGTAATGCCGAACCAGAGAGGCGATCGGCTTGCAATTGCACACTGCTAGAGAGATCTTCGGCTAATTCGGGTAAGGCATCAGCTGATTTTTTCAACAGTTGCCGCGTTTCTCGCCCTGCTTTCGGTGCTATCAAAAGACCTGTAACCGCACCAATCATGGCTCCAACTAGAAAGCCTCCTACAAATAATCCTGATGATCCTGTCGATTCTGAGCGGTTGTCTGACATTGCTGCTCATCCTTGGCACTAGCTTTTACTAATAAGTAAACTCTACTCGAAGCCAACTCAAAAACGGACTGAAATTGCCAAGCTCTCTTCTAAGTTCTTTTTCGATGTCGTTGCCCATTGGGAAGATTATGCGATGGGCAACTTTCTGACAGAGGTAGAGGAGTCCTGCATCGCCTTTATTCCCAGCCCTGCTTCTCTCACTCCTTCCTCGTCCAGATGGGGGAAAGGAGGGTTGGGGCGGGGCGGGTCAGATAATCGCATATCGTGTGAATATTTGCTATGGTGAACTCGTTTTTGCCTCGATCGGGCACTAGTGCAAGAATCAACTTTATGTCTTGCGTAATATCCAGTATGATACCTAGCCTGGCGGTTGACATAGTATCGCCAAACCCACTGCCCTAAGCCCAGCAACGACAACACCTGTTGTACTTGCTGCAATTGCAAAATCAATAAGCGATATCGCTGCCGGAGTTGAAAGCTACCCATCTGTCCAGAGCCGATCGCAACGGGTGCATTGCACAAAACTCGATGTGTTGTATGATTTGCCAGCGTTAGAACATCTGCTGCC
This genomic interval carries:
- a CDS encoding YtxH domain-containing protein → MSDNRSESTGSSGLFVGGFLVGAMIGAVTGLLIAPKAGRETRQLLKKSADALPELAEDLSSSVQLQADRLSGSALRNWDETLSRLREAIAVGLEASQRRRQELEQVESPLAAEPHPSVHDSGTK